A stretch of Aeromicrobium tamlense DNA encodes these proteins:
- a CDS encoding nitrate reductase subunit alpha, whose product MAKPLDGPASAALLKTGRFFTRWEETDDGRAVFREGGRRGDVFYRDRWSHDKVVRSTHGVNCTGSCSWKVYVKDGIITWEAQQTDYPSVGPDRPEYEPRGCPRGAAFSWYTYSPTRVRYPYARGVLLEMYREAKQRLGDPVLAWADVVGDPERRRRYQQARGKGGFVRTNWQEAVEITAAAQVHTIKQHGPDRIATFSPIPAMSMVSHAVGARFTHLLGGAMTSFYDWYADLPVASPQVFGDQTDVPESGDWWDSTYLMMWGSNVPVTRTPDAHWMAEVRYRGTKVVTISPDYADNTKFADEWLPAQAGTDGALAMAMTHVILKEFFVDRRVPFFVDYVRQYTDLPFLITLKQNEEHGGLVPGKFLTARDLGDETPEGAWKTVLVNAATGETVVPNGTLGDRYSESGEGRWNLDLQGVTPALSLRDARVETDAAEVLLPSFAGVDGEGEVLRRGVPVTRVGDQLVTTVFDLMLAQHGVGRPDLPGQWPAGYEDATSPYTPAWQAEVTSVTPEACVRVAREFARNAEESGGRSMIILGAGVCQWFHADATYRAILSMLLLTGSMGRNGGGWAHYVGQEKCRPITGWISLANNLDWSRPPRTMTGTSYWYMHTDQWRSDGYRADALASPLAEGHLTGMHTADTIAQSARMGWMPFYPQFDRNPLDLADEAFAAIEAGTAEDVNDYVVQRLKDGSLRFAIEDVDAPENWPRTLTLWRSNLFGSSAKGNEYFLKHLLGTHSNTKAVDGEASVRPKDVVWRDEAPEGKLDLLVSADFRMTSTTLLSDVVFPAATWYEKHDLSSTDMHPFVHAFTPAIDPPWESQTDFSMFHHVAKRFSELARTHLGVRRDIVAVPMQHDTPGETAQPGGVVLDWKRGDVEPIPGRTMPALHLVERDYTAVADKLKAIGPLADRLGFGVKNVTFDLTEALSLLAQSGGVFDSGVAAGRPAIDTDAKMAEAILTLSGTTNGELATQGFHTLEKRVGKRLADLAEGSEEKRITFAQTQAAPVPVITSPEWSGSETGGRRYAPFTVNVERLKPWHTLTGRMHFFLDHDWMRDLGEAMPIYRPPLDMSRLFGGPRLGENGDREITVRYLTPHSKWSIHSEYQDNLLMLSLSRGGPTAWLSQEDAAAIGVKDNDWIECSNANGVFVCRAIVTHRLPEGVTYVHHAQERTIDVPKSEFTGRRGGIHNSVTRVLVKPTHLIGGYAQLSYAFNYLGPTGNQRDIIATIRRRSQEVTY is encoded by the coding sequence ATGGCGAAGCCCCTCGATGGCCCCGCAAGCGCTGCACTGCTGAAGACCGGGAGGTTCTTCACTCGGTGGGAGGAGACCGACGACGGTCGAGCCGTCTTTCGCGAGGGAGGACGCCGCGGCGACGTCTTCTACCGCGACCGCTGGAGTCACGACAAGGTCGTCCGGTCCACCCACGGCGTGAACTGCACGGGCTCGTGCTCGTGGAAGGTCTACGTCAAGGACGGGATCATCACGTGGGAGGCGCAGCAGACCGACTACCCCTCGGTCGGACCCGATCGCCCCGAGTACGAGCCTCGCGGCTGTCCTCGGGGCGCGGCCTTCTCCTGGTACACCTACTCGCCCACGCGGGTCCGCTACCCGTACGCGCGCGGCGTGCTGCTGGAGATGTACCGCGAGGCGAAGCAGCGCCTCGGCGACCCGGTGCTGGCGTGGGCCGACGTGGTCGGCGACCCCGAGCGCCGCCGCCGCTACCAGCAGGCCCGCGGCAAGGGCGGCTTCGTCCGCACCAACTGGCAGGAGGCCGTCGAGATCACCGCGGCCGCCCAGGTGCACACGATCAAGCAGCACGGCCCCGACCGCATCGCGACGTTCAGCCCGATCCCGGCGATGTCGATGGTGTCGCATGCCGTCGGTGCCCGCTTCACGCACCTGCTCGGCGGCGCGATGACGTCGTTCTACGACTGGTACGCCGACCTGCCGGTGGCCAGCCCGCAGGTGTTCGGCGACCAGACCGACGTCCCCGAGTCCGGCGACTGGTGGGACTCGACCTACCTCATGATGTGGGGCTCGAACGTTCCCGTGACCCGCACGCCGGACGCGCACTGGATGGCCGAGGTCCGCTACCGCGGCACGAAGGTCGTGACGATCAGCCCCGACTACGCCGACAACACGAAGTTCGCCGACGAGTGGCTGCCCGCGCAGGCCGGCACCGACGGCGCGCTGGCGATGGCGATGACCCACGTCATCCTCAAGGAGTTCTTCGTCGACCGGCGGGTGCCGTTCTTCGTCGACTACGTCCGCCAGTACACCGACCTGCCGTTCCTCATCACGCTCAAGCAGAACGAGGAGCACGGCGGCCTGGTCCCGGGCAAGTTCCTCACGGCGCGCGACCTCGGCGACGAGACGCCCGAGGGCGCGTGGAAGACGGTCCTGGTGAACGCGGCCACGGGCGAGACCGTGGTCCCGAACGGCACGCTCGGCGACCGCTACTCCGAGTCGGGTGAGGGCAGATGGAACCTCGACCTGCAGGGCGTCACGCCGGCGCTGTCGCTGCGGGACGCGAGGGTCGAGACGGACGCCGCGGAGGTGCTGCTGCCGTCGTTCGCCGGCGTCGACGGCGAGGGCGAGGTGCTGCGCCGTGGCGTGCCCGTCACCCGCGTGGGCGACCAGCTGGTCACCACGGTGTTCGACCTCATGCTGGCGCAGCACGGCGTCGGCCGTCCCGACCTGCCGGGCCAGTGGCCCGCGGGCTACGAGGACGCGACCTCGCCGTACACGCCCGCGTGGCAGGCCGAGGTCACGAGCGTCACGCCCGAGGCGTGCGTGCGCGTGGCACGCGAGTTCGCGAGGAACGCCGAGGAGTCCGGCGGCCGCTCGATGATCATCCTGGGCGCCGGCGTCTGCCAGTGGTTCCACGCCGACGCGACCTACCGCGCGATCCTGTCGATGCTGCTGCTGACCGGCAGCATGGGCCGCAACGGCGGCGGCTGGGCGCACTACGTGGGCCAGGAGAAGTGCCGCCCCATCACGGGCTGGATCTCGCTGGCGAACAACCTCGACTGGAGCCGCCCGCCGCGCACGATGACGGGCACCTCGTACTGGTACATGCACACCGACCAGTGGCGCTCCGACGGCTATCGGGCCGACGCCCTCGCCTCGCCGCTCGCGGAGGGGCACCTGACGGGCATGCACACGGCCGACACGATCGCGCAGTCCGCGCGGATGGGCTGGATGCCGTTCTACCCGCAGTTCGATCGCAACCCGCTCGACCTGGCCGACGAGGCATTCGCGGCGATCGAGGCCGGCACGGCCGAGGACGTGAACGACTACGTCGTGCAGCGGCTCAAGGACGGCTCGCTGAGGTTCGCGATCGAGGACGTCGACGCGCCCGAGAACTGGCCGCGCACGCTCACGCTCTGGCGCTCGAATCTGTTCGGCTCGTCGGCGAAGGGAAACGAGTACTTCCTCAAGCACCTGCTGGGCACGCACTCGAACACGAAGGCGGTCGACGGGGAGGCCTCGGTCAGGCCGAAGGACGTCGTCTGGCGGGACGAGGCGCCCGAGGGCAAGCTCGACCTGCTCGTCTCGGCCGACTTCCGCATGACGTCGACGACGCTGCTGTCGGACGTGGTCTTCCCGGCCGCCACCTGGTACGAGAAGCACGACCTCTCGTCCACCGACATGCACCCGTTCGTGCACGCGTTCACGCCGGCGATCGACCCGCCGTGGGAGTCGCAGACCGACTTCTCGATGTTCCACCACGTGGCGAAGAGGTTCTCCGAGCTCGCGAGGACCCATCTCGGCGTGCGGCGCGACATCGTGGCCGTGCCGATGCAGCACGACACCCCCGGCGAGACGGCGCAGCCCGGCGGCGTCGTCCTGGACTGGAAGCGCGGCGACGTCGAGCCGATCCCCGGGAGGACGATGCCGGCCCTGCACCTCGTCGAGCGCGACTACACCGCCGTGGCCGACAAGCTCAAGGCGATCGGCCCGCTGGCCGACCGGCTGGGCTTCGGCGTCAAGAACGTGACCTTCGACCTCACCGAGGCGCTGTCGCTGCTCGCCCAGTCCGGGGGAGTGTTCGACTCGGGCGTCGCCGCCGGCCGACCCGCGATCGACACCGACGCGAAGATGGCCGAGGCGATCCTGACCCTCTCGGGCACCACGAACGGCGAGCTGGCCACGCAGGGCTTCCACACCCTGGAGAAGCGCGTGGGCAAGCGGCTGGCCGACCTGGCGGAGGGCTCGGAGGAGAAGCGCATCACCTTCGCCCAGACGCAGGCCGCGCCTGTCCCGGTCATCACGTCGCCGGAGTGGTCGGGCTCGGAGACCGGAGGCCGGCGGTACGCGCCGTTCACCGTCAACGTGGAGCGGCTCAAGCCGTGGCACACGCTCACCGGCCGCATGCACTTCTTCCTCGACCACGACTGGATGCGCGACCTCGGCGAGGCGATGCCGATCTACCGACCACCCCTCGACATGAGCCGGCTGTTCGGCGGGCCACGCCTGGGCGAGAACGGCGACCGCGAGATCACGGTGCGCTATCTGACGCCGCACTCGAAGTGGTCGATCCACTCCGAGTACCAGGACAACCTGCTGATGCTGTCGCTCTCGCGCGGCGGCCCCACCGCCTGGCTCAGCCAGGAGGACGCCGCGGCGATCGGGGTCAAGGACAACGACTGGATCGAGTGCTCGAACGCGAACGGCGTGTTCGTGTGCCGCGCGATCGTCACGCACCGCCTGCCCGAGGGCGTCACGTACGTCCACCACGCGCAGGAGCGCACGATCGACGTGCCGAAGTCGGAGTTCACCGGCCGGCGCGGCGGCATCCACAACAGCGTGACCCGCGTGCTGGTGAAGCCGACGCACCTCATCGGCGGCTACGCGCAGCTGTCCTACGCGTTCAACTACCTGGGCCCGACGGGCAACCAGCGGGACATCATCGCGACGATCCGTCGCCGGTCGCAGGAGGTGACGTACTGA
- the narH gene encoding nitrate reductase subunit beta, protein MRVMAQMGMVMNLDKCIGCQTCSVTCKQAWTNRAGTEYVWFNNVETRPGQGYPRRYEDQEQWKGGWELNRRGNLTLKAGGRLRKLFGIFASPVQPELSDYYEPWTYDYSTLIEAPLGDDFPVARPKSLITGEDTKVSWSANWDDNLAGTSELGHLDPIVEKVRRESEDRIRFEFEQTFMFYLPRICEHCLNPSCMASCPSGAIYKRAEDGIVLVDQDRCRGWRQCITGCPYKKIYFNHKSGKAEKCTFCYPRIEVGLPTVCAETCVGRLRYLGLFLYDADAVTDAASTPDPQDLYEAQLDLMLDPSDPEVARLAREQGIPEDWIDAARRSPVYALAKTYRVALPLHPEYRTMPMVWYVPPLSPIVDLLREQGHDAEAPETLFGAIGSLRIPMEYLAELFTAGDTEVIAEVLNKLAAMRSYMRDVSLGREPDGSIPEAVGMTEESMYEMYRLMAIAKYEERYVIPKAHAEDAHHLEEIGCSLDFEDGPGMGGSGPFGEASGGPVPVAVETFQALRDRQQTDTPAGGERLRSRVNLLNWDGNGVPQGLFPDRSEDS, encoded by the coding sequence ATGCGTGTCATGGCCCAGATGGGCATGGTGATGAACCTCGACAAGTGCATCGGCTGCCAGACGTGCTCGGTCACGTGCAAGCAGGCGTGGACGAACCGCGCGGGAACCGAGTACGTGTGGTTCAACAACGTCGAGACGCGGCCCGGCCAGGGCTACCCCCGCCGGTACGAGGACCAGGAGCAGTGGAAGGGCGGCTGGGAGCTGAACCGCCGCGGCAACCTGACGCTCAAGGCCGGTGGCCGGCTGCGCAAGCTGTTCGGCATCTTCGCCAGCCCCGTCCAGCCCGAGCTGAGCGACTACTACGAGCCGTGGACGTACGACTACTCCACGCTCATCGAGGCCCCGCTGGGCGACGACTTCCCAGTGGCACGTCCGAAGTCGCTCATCACCGGCGAGGACACCAAGGTCTCGTGGTCGGCCAACTGGGACGACAACCTCGCCGGCACGAGCGAGCTGGGGCACCTCGACCCGATCGTGGAGAAGGTCCGCCGCGAGAGCGAGGACAGGATCAGGTTCGAGTTCGAGCAGACCTTCATGTTCTACCTCCCGCGGATCTGCGAGCACTGCCTCAACCCGTCGTGCATGGCGTCGTGCCCCTCGGGCGCGATCTACAAGCGCGCCGAGGACGGCATCGTGCTGGTCGACCAGGATCGCTGCCGCGGCTGGCGCCAGTGCATCACCGGCTGTCCGTACAAGAAGATCTACTTCAACCACAAGTCCGGCAAGGCCGAGAAGTGCACGTTCTGCTACCCGCGGATCGAGGTCGGACTGCCCACCGTCTGCGCCGAGACGTGCGTCGGCCGACTGCGCTACCTGGGCCTGTTCCTCTACGACGCCGACGCCGTGACGGACGCCGCCTCGACCCCGGACCCGCAGGACCTGTACGAGGCCCAGCTGGACCTCATGCTGGACCCGAGCGACCCCGAGGTGGCGCGGCTGGCCCGCGAGCAGGGCATCCCCGAGGACTGGATCGACGCGGCCCGGAGGTCGCCGGTCTACGCGCTGGCGAAGACGTACCGCGTGGCGCTGCCGCTGCATCCGGAGTACCGCACGATGCCGATGGTCTGGTACGTCCCGCCGCTGTCGCCGATCGTCGATCTCCTGCGCGAGCAGGGCCACGACGCCGAGGCCCCCGAGACGCTCTTCGGCGCGATCGGCTCGCTGCGGATCCCGATGGAGTACCTCGCCGAGCTGTTCACCGCCGGCGACACCGAGGTGATCGCCGAGGTGCTGAACAAGCTCGCGGCGATGCGGTCCTACATGCGCGACGTGAGCCTGGGGCGCGAGCCCGACGGCTCGATCCCCGAGGCGGTCGGGATGACCGAGGAGTCGATGTACGAGATGTACCGGCTCATGGCGATCGCCAAGTACGAGGAGCGCTACGTCATTCCCAAGGCGCACGCCGAGGACGCCCACCACCTCGAGGAGATCGGCTGCTCCCTCGACTTCGAGGACGGCCCCGGCATGGGCGGCTCGGGCCCCTTCGGCGAGGCCAGCGGAGGACCTGTGCCGGTCGCGGTCGAGACCTTCCAGGCACTTCGCGACCGCCAGCAGACCGACACCCCGGCCGGCGGCGAGCGCCTGCGTTCGCGCGTCAACCTCCTCAACTGGGACGGCAACGGCGTGCCGCAGGGGTTGTTCCCCGACCGGAGCGAGGATTCATGA
- the narJ gene encoding nitrate reductase molybdenum cofactor assembly chaperone produces the protein MSTQVVHQVASWVLSYPHDDVIEALPQLTAALREQRPTRAVRELLEVIERLAATDPEELRHLYVDTFDLTRRHALHLSYWTEGDTRRRGEVLAAFKQVYRDSGQVVRLGGELPDHLPVVLEFAAVVDPEAGAALLQRYRASLELLRIELEDDASPWAGAVRAVCATLPGESPRTRTEAMALAGPVQPTETVGLEPFDPRLLPLAEGARR, from the coding sequence ATGAGCACCCAGGTCGTCCACCAGGTCGCGTCGTGGGTGCTCTCGTACCCGCACGACGACGTGATCGAGGCGCTGCCGCAGCTGACGGCGGCGCTGCGCGAGCAGCGCCCGACTCGCGCCGTGCGCGAGCTGCTCGAGGTCATCGAGCGGCTCGCCGCCACCGACCCGGAGGAGCTGCGCCACCTCTACGTCGACACGTTCGACCTGACCCGACGGCACGCGCTGCACCTCTCGTACTGGACCGAGGGCGACACCCGTCGCCGTGGCGAGGTGCTCGCCGCGTTCAAGCAGGTCTACCGCGACAGCGGCCAGGTCGTCCGGCTCGGCGGCGAGCTGCCCGACCACCTCCCGGTCGTGCTGGAGTTCGCCGCGGTCGTCGACCCGGAGGCGGGCGCCGCGCTGCTGCAGCGGTACCGCGCGAGCCTCGAGCTGCTGCGCATCGAGCTGGAGGACGACGCATCCCCGTGGGCCGGGGCCGTGCGCGCGGTGTGCGCGACCCTGCCGGGGGAGTCGCCCCGCACGCGCACCGAGGCGATGGCCCTCGCCGGACCCGTGCAGCCCACCGAGACCGTCGGCCTGGAGCCGTTCGACCCGCGGCTGCTGCCGCTCGCGGAAGGAGCACGCCGATGA
- the narI gene encoding respiratory nitrate reductase subunit gamma, with amino-acid sequence MNVLLWGVLPYVMLAVLVGGTIWRYRYDKFGWTTRSSQLYESRLLRIGSPAFHFGILMVAIGHFGGLVIPESWTEAVGVTEDIYHFNALFFGTIAGLLTLGGLALLIYRRRTTGPVFMATTTNDKVMYVVLVAAIVLGLWTTLVSIGAGHEAHNYRETVSPWFRSIFVLQPDVDAMAAAPFQFHIHVLVGMLLFTIWPFTRLVHAFTAPLHYLFRPYIVYRSRDAAHGAGARDPRPGWDPVGTRDNAGRRRDR; translated from the coding sequence ATGAACGTCCTGCTGTGGGGCGTCCTGCCCTACGTGATGCTGGCGGTGCTGGTCGGCGGCACGATCTGGCGCTACCGCTACGACAAGTTCGGCTGGACGACCCGCTCGTCGCAGCTCTACGAGTCCCGGCTGCTGCGGATCGGCTCGCCCGCGTTCCACTTCGGCATCCTCATGGTCGCGATCGGCCACTTCGGCGGCCTCGTCATCCCCGAGAGCTGGACCGAGGCGGTGGGCGTCACGGAGGACATCTACCACTTCAACGCCCTGTTCTTCGGCACGATCGCGGGCCTGCTGACGCTCGGCGGGCTGGCCCTGCTGATCTACCGCCGCCGCACGACCGGACCCGTCTTCATGGCCACCACCACGAACGACAAGGTCATGTACGTCGTGCTGGTCGCCGCGATCGTGCTGGGACTGTGGACCACGCTCGTCTCGATCGGCGCCGGCCACGAGGCGCACAACTACCGCGAGACGGTCTCGCCGTGGTTCCGATCGATCTTCGTGCTCCAGCCCGACGTCGACGCGATGGCGGCGGCCCCGTTCCAGTTCCACATCCACGTGCTGGTGGGGATGCTGCTGTTCACGATCTGGCCGTTCACCCGGCTCGTGCACGCCTTCACCGCACCGCTGCACTACCTGTTCCGCCCGTACATCGTCTACCGGAGCCGCGATGCGGCGCACGGTGCCGGAGCCCGTGACCCGCGGCCCGGCTGGGACCCCGTCGGCACCCGTGACAACGCGGGAAGAAGGAGAGACCGGTGA
- a CDS encoding MFS transporter → MSDQQQALEAGRGRNLALATLAFAISFWAWNVIAPLGVRYAEQLDLTAGEKSLLVATPVLVGSLGRILAGALTDRFGGRIMFPALMLVSAPFVLLVAFAGDRGSYPLLLLFGFFLGIAGTTFAVGIPFVNAWFDKPRRGFATGVFGAGMGGTALSAFFTPRMVEWFGYGMTHVLIAAALVAVALLSWTMMRDSPAWSANHDPVVPKLVGAAKLPITWQLSFLYAVAFGGFVAFSTYLPTYLKDVYDFDLAAAGTRTAGFALAAVAARPLGGILSDKVGPKVITGVSLLGTVVMAGVVALQPVPEVPAGAAFILLALFLGLGTGSVFAWVAQLAPPERVGSVTGIVGAAGGLGGFFPPLVMGATYNEADHSYTVGLVLLMVVALGACAFSQWGIRAKRTTSA, encoded by the coding sequence GTGAGCGATCAGCAGCAGGCCCTCGAGGCGGGACGGGGCCGGAACCTGGCACTGGCCACGCTCGCGTTCGCGATCAGCTTCTGGGCGTGGAACGTCATCGCGCCGCTGGGCGTGAGGTACGCCGAGCAGCTCGACCTGACCGCGGGGGAGAAGTCGCTGCTCGTGGCGACGCCCGTGCTGGTCGGCTCGCTCGGCCGCATCCTGGCCGGCGCCCTGACCGACCGCTTCGGCGGTCGGATCATGTTCCCCGCCCTCATGCTCGTGTCGGCGCCGTTCGTGCTGCTCGTCGCGTTCGCCGGCGACCGGGGCTCGTACCCGCTGCTGCTGCTGTTCGGCTTCTTCCTCGGCATCGCGGGCACGACGTTCGCGGTGGGCATCCCGTTCGTGAACGCGTGGTTCGACAAGCCGCGCCGCGGCTTCGCGACGGGCGTGTTCGGCGCGGGCATGGGCGGCACCGCCCTCTCGGCGTTCTTCACGCCGCGGATGGTCGAGTGGTTCGGCTACGGGATGACGCACGTCCTCATCGCGGCGGCGCTGGTCGCCGTGGCGCTCCTGTCGTGGACGATGATGCGCGACTCGCCCGCATGGTCCGCCAACCACGACCCGGTCGTGCCGAAGCTGGTCGGCGCCGCGAAGCTGCCGATCACGTGGCAGCTGTCGTTCCTGTACGCCGTGGCGTTCGGTGGCTTCGTCGCCTTCTCCACCTACCTACCGACGTACCTCAAGGACGTCTACGACTTCGACCTCGCCGCGGCGGGCACCCGCACCGCCGGCTTCGCGCTGGCCGCGGTGGCCGCGCGACCGCTGGGCGGCATCCTGTCGGACAAGGTCGGCCCGAAGGTGATCACCGGGGTCTCGCTGCTCGGCACCGTCGTGATGGCCGGCGTGGTCGCGCTGCAGCCCGTGCCCGAGGTCCCGGCAGGTGCCGCGTTCATCCTGCTGGCGCTGTTCCTGGGGCTGGGCACCGGATCGGTGTTCGCGTGGGTCGCGCAGCTGGCGCCGCCCGAGCGGGTCGGCAGCGTCACCGGCATCGTCGGCGCCGCCGGCGGCCTTGGCGGCTTCTTCCCGCCGCTGGTCATGGGAGCCACCTACAACGAGGCGGACCACAGCTACACGGTCGGCCTCGTCCTGCTGATGGTCGTGGCGCTGGGCGCCTGCGCGTTCTCCCAGTGGGGGATCAGGGCGAAGCGGACCACCTCGGCCTAG
- a CDS encoding SLC13 family permease, with amino-acid sequence MSTAEERPTTYRTFDEVQETLSPAEQRFERIRRTTGLFAGPVLGIVTYLACSALDEPAQRLAGVLAWVAVYWICEAIPIPVTAMLAMAAVIALGIATADDVFGAFGNSTIFVFIGGFILAESMRKHGLDRRFAFGILSLPGVAASTTRIIVAFGAITAVLSGFVSNTATAAMMMPIGAGIVGFMASAMRRSSDGDTDLNPQRLQFATALMLMVAYSASVGGLLTPVGSPPNLIGRAYLEEELDVTIPFFQWMILAFPLVLLMFLVLCVLLVRLNKPEIKRVEGVEGYIAEERQKLGTMGPGGRNTLIAFGTAVALWVLPGAVGLVTGGESDTYDWLLEHLDEGAVAIFAASLLFLLPLDWGRREFTLSWNDAVKIDWGTIILFGSGIALGGLLSSTGLAETMGTSLGDLLGTETLVGITILATVIAVIISETTSNTASVVVVAPIAAQLALAADVNPAIPVLAAVFGASFGFMLPVSTPPNAIVYGTGMVPITKMLRSGIVFDVIGIVIIVTGVTVMANLLGIG; translated from the coding sequence ATGAGCACGGCCGAGGAACGACCGACCACCTACCGCACGTTCGACGAGGTCCAGGAGACGCTCAGTCCGGCCGAGCAGCGCTTCGAGCGCATCCGCCGCACCACGGGTCTGTTCGCGGGCCCGGTCCTGGGCATCGTCACGTACCTCGCGTGCAGCGCGCTCGACGAGCCGGCGCAGCGCCTGGCCGGGGTGCTGGCGTGGGTCGCCGTCTACTGGATCTGCGAGGCGATCCCGATCCCCGTCACCGCGATGCTCGCGATGGCAGCGGTGATCGCGCTCGGCATCGCGACGGCCGACGACGTCTTCGGGGCCTTCGGCAACAGCACGATCTTCGTGTTCATCGGCGGCTTCATCCTGGCCGAGTCGATGCGCAAGCACGGGCTCGACCGCCGCTTCGCGTTCGGGATCCTGAGTTTGCCGGGGGTCGCCGCGTCGACCACGCGCATCATCGTGGCGTTCGGCGCGATCACCGCCGTGCTGAGCGGCTTCGTCTCCAACACCGCGACGGCGGCCATGATGATGCCGATCGGCGCCGGCATCGTCGGCTTCATGGCCTCGGCGATGCGCCGCAGCAGCGACGGTGACACCGACCTGAACCCGCAGCGGCTGCAGTTCGCCACCGCCCTGATGCTGATGGTGGCCTACAGCGCCAGCGTCGGCGGACTGCTCACGCCCGTCGGCAGCCCGCCGAACCTCATCGGCCGCGCGTACCTGGAGGAGGAGCTCGACGTCACGATCCCGTTCTTCCAGTGGATGATCCTGGCCTTCCCGCTCGTGCTGCTGATGTTCCTCGTGCTGTGCGTCCTGCTGGTGCGGCTCAACAAGCCCGAGATCAAGCGCGTCGAGGGCGTCGAGGGCTACATCGCCGAGGAGCGCCAGAAGCTCGGCACGATGGGCCCCGGAGGCCGCAACACCCTCATCGCGTTCGGCACCGCGGTCGCCCTGTGGGTGCTGCCCGGCGCGGTCGGCCTGGTCACCGGCGGCGAGTCCGACACCTACGACTGGCTGCTGGAGCACCTCGACGAGGGCGCGGTCGCGATCTTCGCCGCCTCGCTGCTGTTCCTGCTGCCGCTGGACTGGGGCAGGCGCGAGTTCACCCTGAGCTGGAACGACGCGGTGAAGATCGACTGGGGCACGATCATCCTGTTCGGCAGCGGCATCGCGCTGGGCGGACTGCTGTCGTCCACGGGTCTGGCCGAGACGATGGGCACCTCCCTGGGCGACCTGCTGGGCACCGAGACGCTCGTCGGCATCACCATCCTGGCCACCGTCATCGCCGTGATCATCAGCGAGACCACGAGCAACACCGCCAGCGTGGTCGTGGTCGCGCCGATCGCCGCCCAGCTGGCGCTCGCCGCCGACGTGAACCCGGCGATCCCCGTGCTGGCCGCGGTGTTCGGCGCGTCGTTCGGGTTCATGCTGCCGGTGTCGACGCCTCCGAACGCGATCGTCTACGGCACCGGCATGGTGCCGATCACCAAGATGCTCCGGTCGGGCATCGTGTTCGACGTCATCGGCATCGTCATCATCGTCACGGGCGTGACCGTGATGGCGAACCTGCTGGGGATCGGCTGA
- a CDS encoding DUF503 domain-containing protein — protein sequence MWVGWIEFDLRLGDVHSLKEKRAIVRPIVNELRRRFSVSAAETDSLDLYRRAGIGGSLVSIDRAHVVEVLDAVERWMAERPEVEILQAHRHLASSADDEDDQAELPFA from the coding sequence GTGTGGGTGGGATGGATCGAGTTCGACCTGCGGCTCGGTGACGTGCACTCCCTCAAGGAGAAGCGCGCCATCGTCCGCCCGATCGTCAACGAGCTGCGGCGCCGGTTCTCGGTGTCCGCCGCCGAGACCGACTCCCTCGACCTCTACCGCCGCGCGGGGATCGGCGGCTCCCTCGTCTCGATCGACCGCGCGCACGTCGTCGAGGTGCTCGACGCCGTGGAGCGGTGGATGGCCGAGCGGCCCGAGGTCGAGATCCTCCAGGCGCACCGCCACCTGGCCAGCAGCGCCGACGACGAGGACGACCAGGCCGAGCTCCCGTTCGCGTAA
- a CDS encoding TetR/AcrR family transcriptional regulator yields MASRTSPRERLLDATITSLRRHGVQGTGIAELLSSSGTARQSIYQHFPGGKAELVAAATRRAGDFMARRDGASGPHAHLDRRVDWWVGQLERHDFALGCPVAAAAIAGSEFPEVVEAAAEVFDTWTRSFADLLVEAGAEPEPATALARFQISAIEGAILTARALRTAEPLEDLRTHLHRLVDDLLPH; encoded by the coding sequence ATGGCCTCCCGCACCTCGCCCCGCGAGCGGCTCCTCGACGCCACGATCACGTCCCTGCGCCGCCACGGCGTGCAGGGCACCGGGATCGCCGAGCTGCTCAGCTCCAGCGGGACGGCGCGCCAGTCGATCTACCAGCACTTCCCCGGGGGCAAGGCCGAGCTCGTCGCGGCGGCCACCCGTCGGGCCGGCGACTTCATGGCCCGCCGCGACGGTGCGTCCGGCCCGCACGCGCACCTCGACCGGCGGGTCGACTGGTGGGTGGGCCAGCTCGAGCGCCACGACTTCGCCCTCGGCTGCCCGGTCGCCGCGGCCGCGATCGCCGGCAGTGAGTTCCCCGAGGTCGTCGAGGCCGCGGCCGAGGTGTTCGACACCTGGACCCGCTCCTTCGCCGACCTCCTGGTCGAGGCCGGGGCCGAGCCGGAGCCCGCCACGGCGCTCGCCCGCTTCCAGATCAGCGCCATCGAGGGCGCGATCCTGACCGCCCGCGCCCTGCGCACCGCCGAGCCCCTCGAGGACCTGCGCACGCACCTCCACCGTCTCGTCGACGACCTCCTGCCACACTGA